CCAGTTCCACGGTGGCGATGTCTTTCAAGCGGAGCACTTCACCACTTTCCAAGGATGTAATGACCAGATTGCCGAACTCTTCGGGCTTCTCGTAGCGTCCGCGGTATTTCAAGGTATAGTGGAACGCGTTTTCCGAATCCTCACCCAAAGTACCCGTAGCTGCTTCCACGTTCTGCTCGTCAAGCACAGCCGTCACATCGGCAGGCAGCAGTCCGTATTGCGCCATCTTTTGCGGGTCGAGCCAGATGCGCATGGCGTAGTCATCTCCCATGACATTGACGTTTCCCACGCCACTGATACGCGACAGCCGAGGCTCGATGTTGATTTTGAAGTAGTTGTTGATGAATGTCTGGTCGTACGAGTCATCGGGCGAATAGAGAGCGATGATTTTCAGCATCGAGTTCTGCCGCTTTTCTACCGTTACACCGATTTGGGTCACTTCGGCAGGCAGCAGTCCTTCGGCTTCGCTCACACGGTTCTTGGTGTTGATGGTCGCCATATCGGGGTCGGTACCTTGCTTGAAGTAGACGGTGATGTCGCCGGCACCGGTATTAGTAGAGGTGGAAGTCATGTAAATCATGTCTTCTACGCCGTTGATGGCTTCTTCCAAAGGAATGACCACCGACTTCTGCACCGTCTCGGCATTGGCACCCGTATAGGTAGCAGACACACTGACGGTAGGCGTAGCGATGTCGGGGTATTGCTCCATCGGCAGGTTGGCCAAGCCGATAAGCCCCACCAACAGAATAAGCACCGATATCACACAGGCAAGGATGGGGCGGTTTATAAAAGTTTGTAATTTCATAATCGTTTTCCGTTAAAATCATTCATTAGACAAATGTTATCAGTTATTGCTTTCCGATTGTCCGATAGCAATCGGTGTACCTTCTTGCAGAAGCCCTGCCCCTTCCGCTACAATAACATCGCCGGCTTTCAGTCCTTGTGTCACGATGTATTCTTTGCCGTCGTTGACCGGGAAGACGGTAACAGAAGCCGATGTCGCTTTGCCGTCTACCACGCGATAAACAAACACTTTGTCTTGTATTTCATAGGTTGCCTCCTGCGGCACAACAAGCACGCTGTCCATCTGGTAAGGGAAGACAATGGTTCCGCTTCCCCCGTTCCGCAACATCCGTTCGGGGTTGGGGAAAGTGGCACGCAGGCTGACCGCTCCGGTTCCGGAATCAATGGTGCCGCTTATCGCGTCTATCTTTCCTTTGTGGGTGTACATCAACCCGTCGCTCAGGCGAAGCGATACTTCCGGCATCTGCTTCATTGCCTCTTCCAAGGTCCCGCTCTCGCGCACCAGTGTCAGTATCTGGTTTTCGGTCATCGAGAAATAAACATACATTTCTTCATCATCCGACACCGTGGTGAGCGGTGTGGTGATGGAAGCGTCTACCAGTGCGCCTACACGATAGGGTATCATGCTTGCCACCCCGTCTACCGGACTTTTCACTTCTGTATACGACAAATCATTCCGTGCGCTGGTTTCGGCAGCCTGCGCCTGCTCCAATGCGGCTTCGGCTTCCAGCAACGAGTTGCGTGCCGTTTGCAGGTCGAAAGCCGACACGACGTGTTCCTCAAACAGATTTTCCTTGCTGTTTGCCGTCATCTTAGCGGTGGCAACAGATGCTTCCGCACTCTTTACATTGGCTAGAGCCGTTTGCAACGCCGCCTGATAAGGCACTTGGTCGATAACGAAGAGAGTTTGTCCTTTGCTGACTTTTGCTCCTTCTTCGATGCATACATTAGTGATGGTGCCGCTTACCTGCGGACGTATCTCCACGCTTTGCCGTCCGTTGATGACGGCGGTATAATCGCGCGTCAGCGTACGGCTTTCCACCGCCACAGTCATGGTCTTGTAGGTGCTCTCTCCTGCACCTGCCGTTTTTTCCTTGCAGGACGTTGCCAATAGCAGACAACCGATTCCTGCACATGCTAACATTCTTTTCATTCTTAATTTGCTTTGCTTTTTTAACTTAAAATCTGCCGCAAATGTAAACAGCACTATCGGTATGCTTTTGGTTACGATTCACATATTGTTGGTTTCAATCCGGAGCTTAAGGCTTTTTTGCTTTAATAGTTCTAATAAGTGGAAAAAGGCTTTGGAAGACAACTGGGTTCTGTTATTTTTGCGAAAAATCAAGCAATGATGGAAAGTCTTAAGGAAAAAGTGGTAGCTTGGATTCGCAAAGATCTGTCTTCTGACGGGCAACTGGATTGGGCTGCCTACAACAATAGTCTGGTAATGGTCCGTATGGAAGGAACAAATTTCCGCTTGTCCGGCGAATGGCTGCCTGACGGATGGCATGTGTTCTTACAGGTGCACAAAGGTGAATTGAGGCTGACAGCCAGTGGCGAACGCTTGGGATTCGACTCTCCGGTATATGTAGACTTTCTGAAATCCCGCGAATGGAAGGATGTGACCCTGGCAGGAAACTATCGCGCCTGCTTCATTGTGATGGAGCAACATTTTTTCATGGAAGCGACTCTCCCGATGCGCAGCAAAATAACGGAAGGAATGGCGCAGTTCGCCAAACATCCCTTTACTTCGGTAAATGCAGATGAAGACCGTGACTTGTCCCGACTGGAAGAAATGATGTTCTCCACCCTGAAGGCAGACTCTCAGTTGTTTTGCCGTGAACTGGCACAGACATTGGCTTGCGCCTGGCAATATAAGTTATGGAATCTTTTTTTCCATCGCCAACAGACTGTACGCTCCGATACAGACCCGCATTGGAACGACGTTATTTCGCAATTCTTCTACTTAGCTCACACGTATTGCCGCGAGCAGCACAGAGTAAGCTGGTATGCCGCACAACTGGGTGTATCGGCAGATGCCTTGTCTGCCGCCTTGAAACGGCTGCACGGAAAGACTGCAAGTGCCATGCTGGAAGAATTGCTTGCCGCCGAAGCGAAAGTATGCTTACGCAACCCTGTGCTGTCTGTGCAAGATGTGGCGGAAATGCTGCACTTCTCCGACCAGTCGGCATTCGGAAAATTCTTTAAGCGGCATTGCGGCATATCACCTGCTGTTTTCAAGAAACGGCACATCGAAGAAAACAATTCATGATTGTACTTTAGCGGCATCAAAATGTGCATTTTCTGACTCTGAGAAATGCTTGCCAACCACCGCCCTTCCAGATAATATCATAGCAAGACGCAGCCGGTTGCGGAAGCCTGCGGATATAGGTGAGGCGCCAAACGCATATAGCCAGGGCTGACGCATTACTTGATTTCATCATTTTGCCATGGTGCATCTAAAAGTTCTGCAAGAAACTCATCACTCCATCCCGCCATTTTTCTTTTACCCTTAAGGCTTGCTTTTCTCTTGTTGTTTTTTAGTTGTGTCATGGCAATCTTGTTGAGTAGTGAAAAATTCTGTGCCGCATTTTTCTTTTTTTTCTGACTGTCCTCATTGAATGAGACATCAAGCTGCCAGTGAAGATTGTTCTCAATACTCCAATGGCCTCTGATAGTTTCAGTTATACGTTCAGAATCCAATGGCAGGGATGTTATGTAGTAGTGTCTCTCCACTGTTGTCTTTCCTGACTTTATGTATTTTTCGTATTAGTCAAACATACCACTGAGTTTACACCTTTCCATTTCAAGACTTTAGACAGGACTCCATTGTTATATACCTGACATACACGTCTCTCGAAGCGCCCATGTGAACTCTCTTCCGTTATGCTGTACCTGTATCTTGTCTGAGGTATATGACCTATTCCGTCAATATTGTTTCCATATATGTCAATATCAGAGAACCAACCTTCTATCGTTTCATAAAGTTTCTTCTGGTTCTTCTTTACACTTATAAGATAGTCAGCTTTTGCATCGATGATTGTACTTACTATTTCATGCTGGCAGGCAATGGCATCAATGGTAATTATACAGCCTTCAAGGTCAAGAGCCTTTATCAATAAAGGGATTGCCTTTATTTCGTTGCTCTTGTCACTTACCTTTTCCTGGCCTAGAGAGACACCGTTGGCTGACGCCCAAGCACTTACTATACGCAGAGATTCAAAACTGCCGCCACTCTTCTCTTCACGTGCACCGCGTATCTCTTTACCGTCTATGGATACAAGACCACGGTATTTGCCG
The Phocaeicola salanitronis DSM 18170 genome window above contains:
- a CDS encoding efflux RND transporter periplasmic adaptor subunit, which gives rise to MKRMLACAGIGCLLLATSCKEKTAGAGESTYKTMTVAVESRTLTRDYTAVINGRQSVEIRPQVSGTITNVCIEEGAKVSKGQTLFVIDQVPYQAALQTALANVKSAEASVATAKMTANSKENLFEEHVVSAFDLQTARNSLLEAEAALEQAQAAETSARNDLSYTEVKSPVDGVASMIPYRVGALVDASITTPLTTVSDDEEMYVYFSMTENQILTLVRESGTLEEAMKQMPEVSLRLSDGLMYTHKGKIDAISGTIDSGTGAVSLRATFPNPERMLRNGGSGTIVFPYQMDSVLVVPQEATYEIQDKVFVYRVVDGKATSASVTVFPVNDGKEYIVTQGLKAGDVIVAEGAGLLQEGTPIAIGQSESNN
- a CDS encoding helix-turn-helix domain-containing protein, which translates into the protein MMESLKEKVVAWIRKDLSSDGQLDWAAYNNSLVMVRMEGTNFRLSGEWLPDGWHVFLQVHKGELRLTASGERLGFDSPVYVDFLKSREWKDVTLAGNYRACFIVMEQHFFMEATLPMRSKITEGMAQFAKHPFTSVNADEDRDLSRLEEMMFSTLKADSQLFCRELAQTLACAWQYKLWNLFFHRQQTVRSDTDPHWNDVISQFFYLAHTYCREQHRVSWYAAQLGVSADALSAALKRLHGKTASAMLEELLAAEAKVCLRNPVLSVQDVAEMLHFSDQSAFGKFFKRHCGISPAVFKKRHIEENNS
- a CDS encoding ISAs1 family transposase, with the protein product MEIISILRTIKDPRRDHLRAHSFECIFYIAMAAVIGGAESWYEVADFGKMHESFFRSRIKDFKCVPSHDTFNRVFSLLSPSELENGFRTWIREICGKYRGLVSIDGKEIRGAREEKSGGSFESLRIVSAWASANGVSLGQEKVSDKSNEIKAIPLLIKALDLEGCIITIDAIACQHEIVSTIIDAKADYLISVKKNQKKLYETIEGWFSDIDIYGNNIDGIGHIPQTRYRYSITEESSHGRFERRVCQVYNNGVLSKVLKWKGVNSVVCLTNTKNT